The DNA segment CATTTGTTTTGGATGAACACTAATTTTTTCCCGTTTGCTTGGcatgacatctgtcaaacacATTCAATATCCTTACAGTCATCGAGCAAACaacatcatattttttcattgaaggTACGTACATACTTGCTATAATTGAATCTAATGTGAGTCTCGCTTAAATGAAACTTAGAATGTTAACTGTcctatatgtaggtatgtatgtatgtatgtatgtatgtatgtttcgaTATTTGGTTTGGTGTGTGGAGCTCCAGCAGTCAGTCGGTCAGGGTGTAATTGCGTGGCTCgaaaaataatgtattaaatttttaaaatttttttcttcaattaagCTGTTCATAAAAAATCCTAAACTAGAAATATAGTAATTTTATATGTTTCAATTGTATGCgcgtatgtactatatacataataaatgcCGTAGATACTTGACTGTGTTACATATTTTAATGCTTATTTACATTaaacttttgtatgtatgtgtatatatgtatatgtacatccatatacatgtgtactatacatacatacgtaaatgtTTAGATTAATTGTTGTGCCGTACAGTGTAAGTCCTAGCAGttctaatacaatttttaactcaattacaaattgtttgcaaatatgtatgtatgtatgtatttgtgtatacttaatatgtatatatatatatatacttatgtttaaCCCAAAGTATTTACTtcgcgtttttttttatttttttacttaatactTAATTAATACTTGATTAAATATGGAAAAACTTGAACAGAACAAAAATTAGGTACAAcagaattgaaaacaaaatacaaaaaatatacaataaattaaattgcacgtgatttatttttttatttgtaatacaaaaactaataatatttgcttcagtttttatattatttttacttatgtatgcacataagtGTGTCCACTAGCTATTATGTAATATTACAattgtcatttttatactcACTCTCACttataattgtatttattattagcGATCGTTTGTTGTCTTgtcttttattcattttttatagcCAAAAAAGATCACAGATcctcaaaaataaaacaaacaaaattattcactatcataaaattaatttagctttttttctttttctttgatgctcccttatgcatgtacatacatatgtatgtgtgaataaatGCGCGTACAATTAAGCACACTTGTacctatacatatatggtacatatgtatgtctgtaattATTTGCGCGTTCTTCACCATGAGTTGCTATTCGTCtcgttaaaatattgtttaataatattttttacttttttcagcaaaaataatatttttgtttttagttttcagtgtgttttttttttgtcttcctAACAtcagtatatattttaaataaatattttgtacatcGAAATTGCTATTTAACGGTTTCAGTTATTactagttgttgttattattggcgTTCAATTGCAAATGCGACGCCGTGTTCTACTTTAtacatatccatatgtatgtatgtagctttgTGCGATTGTGAACGTTATTATTCTTTTGCACAACTTCTCTTTCTCACATTCTTCAACCTTTTACCAAAatagttgtaaaataaaataaaaaacactacTTTCTCAtgattaattagaaaaaaaattcactttctttCGCATACTTGCTACTATCTTTCAGCTTCTTTTTACATCGTTTAAGGCTCAGCAGGACAATTGATAAACATTCAGAGAAACTTCACACTACACACACATTGACTGCACCCACTAACATGAGACGCGGTTTTGTATAAGCGCGGTCATGGCAGTTGATGCCTTCAACATGCTGTAGCACGAGTGAagtttttttgaagatttaccAAAAGTCCTTGTACGAACCTCAGGAGCCTTGTATCGTGTTGTTCTGAGCAGTGTTTCCGGTGCCACTGCCGCCATTTACATTCTGCGCTGATACTTCCGACTTAACGCGACGTGCAATGTGCGATCGTGTATGCTTGCGCAGATGATCTTTACGGTAGAAGCCTGCAATGAAGTGTGAAAAGAACATATAAACGTACATTAGAGttgttaggttagattaggttaggttagatggctgaacAAAGATCGCATGTGGActactatatgtagtcctttgtgaggcctTAGAAAAGAAGAAGTCGAACTATatattagcaaaacgcttagtaggcAGTACAAATTTGCACATGCGTTTAATATCGATTCTTGCCAGCTCGGTGGGATAGCAGAatgtatgcgctcccaagtatCTTGACCTCCCTAAcacgggacagtcaagaagaaaGAGTTTAGgttaacataaattattttattttgcggaaaattcaataattttagtatttagtattagTGTTCAGGAACTTCAGTATACTCGATTCGACAATACGAAATGCTGATTGAATTTTGGTGTAATTAAAAAACGATCAGCACTTTGGTGAGATTCGTTCTTCTTTAATTATATCTGCTTAGGGAAATCGCCAGACCATTCAAATAAATGTGCGTTTTGACTGACTTTTTATTGTTTGAGAGTTTCTAATATATTATCATCTTACTACGTGAACTTTTTGAGTTGTCGAATTACAAAAACTCTAGCACATACTTAACATTATAGtttctaatttaaatatatagtttttatttttttcgaatatgcATTTTTCCTTACCTTTGCCACACTCGACGCAAACATGTTTCTTTTCCCCGGAATGTATGACAATGTGCAGTGTTAATTGCTCCTTTCGCTTGAATGACTTCATGCAAATCTATTGCGtgtaaaaaattcacaaaattaaacacaattttaataaagatcTTTCCCAAATACACTTACATTGCAAACATGTGGTCTATCCGGTATGTGCGATAGCTTGTGACGGGTCAAATGATCTTTACGCTTCAATGCTGCATTGCAGATGTCGCAAACGAACCGCCGCTCTACGGCATGTGAGATAACATGTTGTTCGATTAAACTACGATCGGGATAGGCCATCTGACATTCGGGGCAGCAATAGAGCGTAGAACCATCCAAAGCTTTAATCTCACGTATCTCACCCGGTTTCGGGCGTGGCTTCTTCTCCTTTGGTGGCTTCTTCTTTCGGGTTTTCTTGCCAGTGGTCGTTGTAGTACCACCGGTTGAGGTAGTCGTGGTGCCAGCCGGTGCAGTGCTCGTAACCGTGTTACCATTCGTAACCGTACCATTAGTGGTGGGTTGACCATTGTTTGCTTGTCCATTGACATTTGGATTTGGTACATTGCCATTAACAGCCTGATGTAGAGATGCACCATTATTTGTATTATCTGTCATATTGGTCATATGGCCAGTATGATCCATGCCAACAATGCCGCCATTGTGATGTGTAGCGCCATTTGCTTGCTGATTGGACGGTGGAGCGAGTGCGACACCGCCGAGTGCCAGACTCAAATTCGTGCCATTCTTGAGAACATCACCCTTAAAACCCGATGGTGATGTATCCAAATTGCTCAAATTTAAATTCCCTGAGTTGATTTGAGAGCCGACAATACCTGAGGATTCCTTCTTTATTGTTTCGGAATATTTGAGGAAGTGTTGTATTGAGATTGGCAGTGTTGCGGATAGCAAATGAGACGAGTAATCAACGGTGTTGGCAGTATTGGCCAATGTTTGCCACGACTGATTgacattttgcaaaatttgttgATTTAAAACTGGAAAATTGGCGCAAGGagatgaaatatataattaaatgtttgttAATGAGACGattctttattattaaataacgAAATTACATAAagcatatttaaaacaataactttGAATAATAATCAGTTTTCTCCGCCATTCGATGAGCAAAGTTTAAATCTTGAAGACACGAAAATTATCAATCCCTTAAAAAATTACATCAGATATATAGCTGGACTCGAATCAAAAGACCTACTAAATCGTTTACAAAAATGACTTTGAGTAGAGTTTGCAAAAGAGACGCTTGACAATGTAGCTAGCGCAACGAATAACGTTTTATAAATATGAAGGTGTGACTGTCAAACAATCTAGAAAATGGTGcatcaaaaatgagccgaaaccgaaaaattcaaaattcatcgAACACACTGAAGGCCATACCgcgaggcttataacaagtgtttTTCTTCGTAGATTTAAAAGCTGCTTTTCACAGCATAAATGGGACCTGACTTTATGCCactatatctgaatttggtatcctcgcagaACTAATACGGCTGTCTACCAAAAGCTCAGTCAGTATTGAGAAGGACCTATCCGAGTCGTTCTATACCAAACGATGTTTCAGagaaggcgactctctatcgtgcgacttcttcaatctactgctggaaaaaattattcgagTTGCAGAGTTTAATCGAGCAGGTagaatcttctataagagtgtacagatgctggcgtacgccgatgatattgatatcattggcctcaacatccgcgccgttaaaTCTAGGGGTCTtgtagtgaatgagggcaagacgaaatatccaCTGTcgcttggctcccacgtcacttttgacagtcataacttcgaagtcgttgataatttcgtccatcttggaaccagtattaacaccaacaacgatgtcagcttcgaaatccaatgcagaataactcttgccaacaggtgttacttcggactgggtaggcaattgagaagtaatgccctctctcgacgatcaaagaccaaactctataagtcactcattattcccgtcctactatatggtgcagaggcatggacgatgacaacatctgatgagtcgaagttacgagttttcgagaaaaaagttctgtGGAAGGCGGTGCATTGCACATTGACAACGGccaatatcgcattcgatggtaATTCGATAataagctgtacgagttatacgacgacatcgacagcgaattaagagatagcggctacgctggctaggttatgtcgtccCAATGGAAAAAAACTCTCCCGCTCTGAATGTaatcgacgcagtactcgccgggggaagcagaggaagacctccactccgttggaaagaccaggtggagaaggacctcgCTTGGAACTCGCCACGTTGCGGAAAGACTGGCGCggtgttgttaacttggctataagcGTAAGCTGTCTACGCTTGGAATTTAACCAATTGgcattttgaaagtttaaacGACTGCCGCTGttttgttaacttggctataatcgcgtaaccTTTTTGGTATCTAACgtagaagaagaagttgaaccTGAGACGGACTACCTTACGTCTAGTCTATATGGCATTTTGCCAGTTTAAACCTTTcataagctgtattttttttttttcttcaaaaacttctCAAGTTGTTTTAGTCTGAAAGTTATATGGAAAACAATAAAGCATTATGTTACTGTAACTAAGCCCACCATATAGTATTTGCtagataaataatattaataaatggtGACGCTAAGTTatcctttaataaattttgcaatatatCTTTTATATACTTGGTTGTTTTAACTTCGACATATCAATCTATGACTAATTTCAGAGGTCATCAGATTTGGCTTAAAAACACAAGGAACCTTTATGCAAGCCGGTTATAATTATTCATCGGCTATACCTAAATTTAGAGATCTGTTAATTCATAATGCCACACGTATATTAATCTCGACTATTTTACTATAAGGAACAATCATTAAGCCGCAGTTAAAAAAATAGAgtagattttaaattgattaacaacaacaaaggtgcATCTAATACGGGCTTCATTCAATAAGCCTTACGAAATAATTTACAACATATACGAAGGGATAAACAGGATGCAGCAAATGTGAATAACTTCTATGACACTTATAGAATCATATCGATTTTGCATTCCCACGTAATTCCACACCAAACAAATGGTTATTATCCAACTTTGGAATAAGTCAATGCaaaagcgaaacaaaaaaggacaaaaaaggacaaaataatttaaagggcCATACAATTTTTTGGCCAACCTACCCCAACAAAGAAAGGATGTGGGGCTTTTATTCGCCTACAAGCATAAGTCGCTACACGTGTATGCGTACAAATGGCTACCCAGACTGCTGACGCTGCTAAATTGGTTTGGCACAGCGAGGATTTTTTTCCAGGGTATTCGATGCAGCCATGGTTTCAATATGTAGGACGCATGTAAGCAAgaaaaatctatatataaataGCACTTTTTATGGTCGAAAACTTATCAACCCTAAAACCAACGTAAGCAAGTCAGGATATacagaaataatttaataatttgggatgtatatttaatagaaattttctCTTTGGACAGATATGGTTGGTACATTGtttaacagtaaaaatatgtcatattatattacagTAAAACGCAGCGGTTCGAgcaaatggaaatggaaattcagcatatatgtatggtattaAATACCATAATAAGGATTAAAGTAAGGCAGCAACAGAATGCGAgtacaagaaatatattttactcaTTCCGTTGTGTCTGGTGCATACCGTTACATACGATTGTAGATCAAGAGGTCAGACATAAAAAATTGCTGGTTTTTAATGGAAATGTAAATGGACACAAATAAAGTGTGTCAGAAATGTTAAATACGCAAGCAGACAAacgcttatatatacatacaaaaatagatatatgtatatgtaaaatgtgTCCGCAAACAAACATTCCATCTTTATGCTTTTGTATAAAAGATGGTGTGAAATCATATGTAAAAGCAATTTACTGGCACAGCAACAACTCCGTTAGCATATAAATGGGCAAAAACCCGCTTTAATGAATTTCGTCTCTATTTAATAGCCACCTAGGCAAAAGGCGACAGGAATCGAGAACCAAAATTCCTACCGACCCACAATACGGCATTGGATTTGAACTCTTTTGCAGGCGGCCGAAAAACGAATGCTTTTTGTTTAATGAATAACGGACTTGGCTGCGGCTGTGGTGTCGGGGGCAGTAATGTCTCCGGCGATTCAGCtactacttatatatatgtacatatatgtaagtacaaatACACCCATTTATACACTCATGTAGGCGCTGCTGAACGAAATCCGAGCCATAGCAACTGTTGGGCAAGTTCTGCACTGTTGTTGGGCAGCCTTGTGACTAATATGCCATTAGGCATTTTCGGTAACTGGCAGGCGGGcttaaagtaata comes from the Bactrocera neohumeralis isolate Rockhampton chromosome 2, APGP_CSIRO_Bneo_wtdbg2-racon-allhic-juicebox.fasta_v2, whole genome shotgun sequence genome and includes:
- the LOC126767649 gene encoding zinc finger protein 671 isoform X1; protein product: MMNFSAFGGPFSGIHQFAAKFGHDTQGPPGAFATPTGINGNATAGVADNHVQRYQTNGNHFNQNIPNVSAANNTMQYGQNISIPYSQPQTDLNFLNSTDHKGKIHPKIERDREEVLNQQILQNVNQSWQTLANTANTVDYSSHLLSATLPISIQHFLKYSETIKKESSGIVGSQINSGNLNLSNLDTSPSGFKGDVLKNGTNLSLALGGVALAPPSNQQANGATHHNGGIVGMDHTGHMTNMTDNTNNGASLHQAVNGNVPNPNVNGQANNGQPTTNGTVTNGNTVTSTAPAGTTTTSTGGTTTTTGKKTRKKKPPKEKKPRPKPGEIREIKALDGSTLYCCPECQMAYPDRSLIEQHVISHAVERRFVCDICNAALKRKDHLTRHKLSHIPDRPHVCNICMKSFKRKEQLTLHIVIHSGEKKHVCVECGKGFYRKDHLRKHTRSHIARRVKSEVSAQNVNGGSGTGNTAQNNTIQGS
- the LOC126767649 gene encoding zinc finger protein 84 isoform X2, whose product is MFSAANNTMQYGQNISIPYSQPQTDLNFLNSTDHKGKIHPKIERDREEVLNQQILQNVNQSWQTLANTANTVDYSSHLLSATLPISIQHFLKYSETIKKESSGIVGSQINSGNLNLSNLDTSPSGFKGDVLKNGTNLSLALGGVALAPPSNQQANGATHHNGGIVGMDHTGHMTNMTDNTNNGASLHQAVNGNVPNPNVNGQANNGQPTTNGTVTNGNTVTSTAPAGTTTTSTGGTTTTTGKKTRKKKPPKEKKPRPKPGEIREIKALDGSTLYCCPECQMAYPDRSLIEQHVISHAVERRFVCDICNAALKRKDHLTRHKLSHIPDRPHVCNICMKSFKRKEQLTLHIVIHSGEKKHVCVECGKGFYRKDHLRKHTRSHIARRVKSEVSAQNVNGGSGTGNTAQNNTIQGS